A portion of the Natronococcus sp. AD-5 genome contains these proteins:
- a CDS encoding Lrp/AsnC family transcriptional regulator, whose protein sequence is MDERDVRLLKAISELETGSPERLHEATGIPVSTIHYRLNNLREEGVITNDRYDVDLEELGLGVTVIVEVHADYQGSYETFADRLSTVEGVTNVYFTMGETDFIVIARLSDSGMVERLIAEFERLEGVDRTDSTFVISAIEERDALRSYELETLLEELVED, encoded by the coding sequence ATGGACGAACGCGACGTGCGCCTGCTGAAGGCGATTTCCGAACTCGAGACCGGGAGCCCCGAACGGCTTCACGAGGCGACCGGGATTCCGGTCTCGACGATCCACTACCGTCTCAACAACCTCCGAGAGGAAGGCGTCATCACGAACGATCGCTACGACGTCGATCTCGAGGAACTCGGCCTCGGCGTCACGGTCATCGTCGAGGTTCACGCCGACTACCAGGGCTCCTACGAGACGTTCGCCGATCGGCTGTCGACCGTCGAGGGCGTGACGAACGTCTACTTCACGATGGGCGAGACGGACTTCATCGTCATCGCCCGCCTGAGCGACAGCGGCATGGTCGAGCGGCTGATCGCCGAGTTCGAACGACTCGAGGGCGTCGATCGGACGGACTCGACGTTCGTCATCTCGGCGATCGAGGAGCGGGACGCGCTGCGGAGCTACGAGTTGGAGACGTTGCTCGAGGAACTCGTCGAGGACTAG
- a CDS encoding DMT family transporter — translation MSRSPSVRSGYQDAVLFSILALCWGTSFVAIEVGLEYVPPLLFAGLRYALAGVIVLGYAAVVTDRLRPVDRAEWLAVGVAGVFVIALYHALLYVGELYVPGAIAATIASTAPILTAAFAGAVLPEERFAPAGAVGLVLGLLGVIAVVQPSPTGLETEVLLGAGLVFGAASAFAIGTVLVRPIDAALPVETLQAWAMLVGGAVLLLAAPLRGESVGAIDVTPSALLSFAYLTLVSSVFAFFLYFELLDRAGATQVALVGYAEPAVAIGVSRLVLGYVVDSLAVVGLFTILAGFAAIKRRALWRLVRSTVEKRRRSTGATPPVEAQTEARTDGGVPSESERADSEPSAGRR, via the coding sequence ATGAGTCGATCTCCATCCGTTCGTTCTGGCTACCAGGATGCGGTGTTGTTTTCGATCCTCGCGCTCTGCTGGGGGACCTCGTTCGTCGCGATCGAGGTCGGCCTCGAGTACGTGCCGCCGTTGCTGTTCGCCGGACTTCGATACGCCCTCGCGGGCGTGATCGTCCTCGGGTACGCGGCCGTCGTGACCGATCGGCTTCGACCGGTCGACCGAGCCGAGTGGCTCGCCGTCGGCGTCGCCGGAGTGTTCGTCATCGCGCTCTACCACGCGCTGCTGTACGTCGGCGAGCTGTACGTCCCGGGGGCGATTGCGGCGACGATCGCCAGCACGGCCCCGATCCTCACGGCCGCGTTCGCCGGCGCGGTCCTTCCGGAAGAGCGGTTCGCTCCGGCGGGAGCCGTCGGACTCGTCCTCGGACTCCTCGGCGTGATCGCCGTCGTCCAGCCGTCGCCGACGGGACTCGAGACCGAGGTCCTCCTCGGCGCCGGGCTCGTGTTCGGCGCCGCGAGCGCATTCGCGATCGGAACCGTGCTCGTGCGCCCGATCGACGCCGCACTGCCGGTCGAGACCCTCCAGGCCTGGGCGATGCTCGTCGGCGGAGCGGTGCTCCTGCTCGCCGCACCCCTTCGCGGCGAATCGGTAGGCGCGATCGACGTGACGCCGTCGGCGCTGCTCTCCTTCGCCTACCTCACGCTCGTCTCGAGCGTGTTCGCGTTCTTCCTCTACTTCGAACTGCTCGACCGGGCCGGCGCGACGCAGGTCGCCCTCGTAGGATACGCCGAGCCGGCGGTCGCGATCGGCGTGAGCCGGCTGGTACTCGGCTACGTCGTCGACTCGCTCGCGGTCGTCGGACTGTTCACGATCCTCGCCGGCTTCGCCGCCATCAAGCGACGGGCGCTCTGGCGGCTCGTGCGATCGACCGTCGAGAAGCGACGGAGGTCGACCGGCGCCACTCCGCCCGTCGAGGCGCAGACCGAGGCGAGAACCGACGGCGGCGTCCCCTCCGAGAGCGAGCGCGCGGATTCGGAACCGTCGGCCGGCCGACGGTAG
- a CDS encoding HTH domain-containing protein, translated as MNAKTTTLTAVCHVRAPLLLEPIDRQVETLRACESEGTIDDLLLRSWPKEVALSDDSPYQEALEAYDRFRTWADRRGVNVRPPFRERTTTSQVTGETSELLVTPLLCLELYADDEPVGVFPHSVGDETVTTEDAIASLRCGELPAPLEGDAPETAPRAGDTSSSMPGTDAASETRGSGESTVADSDGCPDCDGALIDGQGLFACSDCGWTGTITETGEYASETDRTFETRDVPFPARGS; from the coding sequence ATGAACGCGAAAACGACGACACTCACGGCGGTTTGTCACGTGCGCGCGCCACTGCTCCTCGAGCCGATCGACAGACAGGTCGAGACGTTGCGAGCCTGCGAGTCCGAGGGGACGATCGACGACCTCCTCCTTCGAAGCTGGCCGAAGGAGGTCGCGCTGTCCGACGACAGTCCGTACCAGGAGGCGCTCGAGGCGTACGATCGGTTCCGAACGTGGGCCGACCGGCGGGGGGTGAACGTCCGTCCGCCGTTCAGGGAACGAACGACGACGTCACAGGTGACCGGCGAGACGAGCGAGTTGCTCGTGACGCCGCTCCTCTGCCTCGAGCTCTACGCCGACGACGAGCCGGTCGGGGTGTTCCCCCACTCCGTCGGCGACGAAACGGTCACGACCGAGGACGCGATCGCCAGCCTCCGGTGTGGCGAACTCCCGGCGCCGCTCGAGGGCGACGCGCCCGAAACGGCGCCGCGCGCAGGCGACACATCCAGTTCGATGCCGGGTACGGACGCGGCATCCGAAACGCGTGGATCCGGGGAGTCGACGGTCGCGGATTCGGACGGCTGTCCCGACTGCGACGGCGCGCTGATCGACGGACAGGGGCTGTTCGCGTGCTCCGACTGCGGGTGGACCGGAACGATCACCGAAACGGGTGAGTACGCGTCGGAGACGGATCGGACGTTCGAGACGCGCGACGTGCCCTTCCCGGCTCGCGGCAGCTAA
- a CDS encoding RNA methyltransferase, with translation MTDDSSSDTLDGESTPDADRTPPAVAIVDAQTPGNVGTVARAMKNFSFEDLLLVDPPALDPDGEAYGFAGHAREDVLPNATELAFDELVETYHTIGCTAVTNEDDRSHIRYPYSTPADLADRLPTVEAPTALVFGRERVGLTNDELARIDEICAIPANADYPVLNLGQAATVTLYELRTLTLSVDETQLPDLERTRAPEETLDRLYDQWGALLAEINHPDEKRDKTMRMLRRVFGRADLTTREANTLLGLLRRATERPAED, from the coding sequence ATGACCGACGACTCGAGTTCGGACACTCTCGACGGAGAATCAACTCCCGACGCGGATCGAACGCCGCCGGCGGTCGCCATCGTCGACGCACAGACGCCGGGGAACGTCGGCACCGTCGCCAGAGCGATGAAGAACTTCAGCTTCGAGGACCTCCTGCTCGTCGACCCCCCGGCCCTCGACCCGGACGGCGAGGCCTACGGGTTCGCCGGGCACGCCCGCGAGGACGTCCTCCCGAACGCGACCGAACTCGCGTTCGACGAACTCGTCGAAACCTACCACACGATCGGCTGTACGGCGGTGACGAACGAGGACGACCGGAGTCACATCCGGTATCCCTACTCCACGCCCGCCGACCTCGCCGACCGCCTCCCGACGGTCGAGGCGCCGACGGCGCTCGTCTTCGGCCGCGAGCGGGTCGGGCTCACGAACGACGAACTCGCCCGAATCGACGAAATCTGTGCGATCCCCGCGAACGCCGACTATCCCGTGTTGAATCTCGGACAGGCCGCGACGGTGACGCTGTACGAGCTGCGTACGCTCACCCTCTCGGTCGACGAAACGCAGTTACCGGACCTCGAGCGGACCCGCGCACCCGAGGAGACGCTCGATCGGCTCTACGACCAGTGGGGGGCGCTGCTCGCCGAGATCAACCACCCGGACGAGAAACGCGACAAGACGATGCGGATGCTTCGCCGGGTGTTCGGTCGCGCCGACCTGACGACGCGGGAGGCGAACACGTTGCTCGGCCTGCTCCGTCGAGCGACCGAACGCCCGGCAGAGGACTGA
- a CDS encoding Cdc6/Cdc18 family protein: MSANDDRDPLFRYDDPVFADERLLEITHLPGPDRIVGRDEQMQRVADALNPAIFGSEPNHLFIFGKTGTGKSLISRSVTKRVISEAKRDEVTVKYAFIDCGEQNTEASIVKTIAQLVNEPGTSGVSVPDRGLGTGDYYKRLWQAVDRCTDVTIVILDEIDMLEDDEVLRKLSRAGENRRISDSSIGIIGISNKIDFPDHLSERVKSSLSRDELVFSPYDANQLVEILEKRRDAFHDGVLSGDVIPLTAALAAQEHGDARKAIDILRNAGRIAKKQNASRVTAEHVRDAKEKTEADRFNELIEGSPQQAKAILYSLTLLTENSTEKEFPTKIIYNQYKEVARRLDFDVLSERRVQEILQEQNFLNVIQSEREGRGRGRGAHAKHRLLENPSIVKKVLLRDSRLAPLEEET; the protein is encoded by the coding sequence ATGTCCGCGAACGACGATCGTGATCCCCTCTTCCGATACGACGATCCGGTGTTTGCCGACGAGCGGTTGCTCGAGATCACGCACCTCCCCGGCCCGGACCGGATCGTCGGTCGCGACGAGCAGATGCAGCGAGTGGCGGACGCCCTGAATCCCGCGATCTTCGGGAGCGAGCCGAATCACCTGTTCATCTTCGGCAAGACCGGCACCGGCAAGTCGCTCATCTCCAGATCCGTGACCAAACGGGTGATCTCGGAGGCCAAACGCGACGAGGTCACGGTGAAGTACGCCTTCATCGACTGCGGCGAGCAGAACACCGAGGCGTCGATCGTCAAGACGATCGCGCAACTGGTCAACGAGCCCGGTACGAGCGGGGTCTCCGTTCCCGACCGCGGTCTCGGAACCGGCGACTACTACAAGCGGCTCTGGCAGGCCGTCGACCGCTGTACGGACGTCACCATCGTCATCTTGGACGAGATCGACATGCTCGAGGACGACGAGGTCCTGCGCAAACTCTCGCGCGCGGGAGAGAACCGCCGGATCTCCGACTCGAGCATCGGCATCATCGGCATCTCGAACAAGATCGACTTTCCCGACCACCTCTCCGAACGCGTCAAGTCGAGTCTCTCGCGCGACGAACTCGTCTTCTCGCCGTACGACGCCAACCAGCTCGTCGAGATTCTGGAGAAGCGACGCGACGCGTTCCACGACGGGGTGCTCTCGGGCGACGTCATCCCGCTGACGGCAGCCCTCGCCGCACAGGAACACGGCGACGCGCGCAAGGCGATCGACATCCTCCGGAACGCGGGTCGGATCGCCAAGAAGCAAAACGCCAGCCGCGTGACCGCCGAGCACGTCCGCGACGCGAAGGAGAAAACCGAGGCCGACCGGTTCAACGAACTGATCGAGGGCTCGCCACAGCAGGCGAAGGCGATCCTCTACTCGCTGACGCTTCTGACCGAAAACAGTACGGAGAAGGAGTTTCCGACGAAGATCATCTACAACCAGTACAAGGAGGTCGCGCGCCGACTCGACTTCGACGTCCTCTCCGAACGTCGCGTCCAGGAGATCCTCCAGGAGCAGAACTTCCTCAACGTCATCCAGTCCGAGCGCGAGGGGCGGGGACGCGGCCGCGGCGCGCACGCGAAACACCGCCTGCTCGAGAACCCCTCGATCGTCAAGAAGGTGCTGCTGCGGGACTCGCGGCTCGCCCCCCTCGAGGAGGAGACCTAA
- the folP gene encoding dihydropteroate synthase has protein sequence MDSVDAAGLGIGDGFPTRIMGVLNVSEESPYDPSVYDDPDEAARYVDEELIGEGADIVDIGLESANKRFDVLSAEGELERLHVACETIDRVSGDAIFSIETRYHEVADEALSQGFDMVNDICGFADPEMPTVCEAHDAAVAKMASPPDLERPGAVEETDWAARKSPDWAAEADYVDQVYEALKQNGLTDRTIVDPAFGGWSEAQTLEDDRETFRRLREFRALDRPMLVSINRKNFLGEIAGRDTDGRLPVSLAATSLAIERGAHVIRTHDVAETRDAAAIGDAFAERASVRTDGITVTELDVRSTRELRLHLEERGLDPSVADDWRTRVLEVEGLERDDRDRLRSIAAECDTTVHDVNAERSIVLGSEASISAVSERIRDKGGQLDRIASVFQRLLE, from the coding sequence ATGGATAGCGTCGACGCGGCCGGGCTGGGGATCGGCGACGGGTTCCCGACCCGGATCATGGGCGTGTTGAACGTCAGCGAGGAGTCGCCGTACGATCCGAGCGTCTACGACGATCCCGACGAGGCGGCCCGGTACGTGGACGAGGAACTGATCGGCGAGGGCGCGGACATCGTCGATATCGGCCTCGAGTCGGCGAACAAACGGTTCGACGTCCTCTCGGCCGAGGGGGAACTCGAGCGCCTCCACGTCGCCTGCGAGACGATCGACCGCGTCTCCGGGGACGCGATCTTCTCCATCGAAACCCGGTACCACGAGGTGGCCGACGAGGCGCTCTCGCAGGGGTTCGACATGGTCAACGACATCTGCGGCTTCGCGGACCCCGAGATGCCGACCGTCTGTGAGGCGCACGACGCCGCCGTCGCGAAGATGGCGAGCCCGCCGGATCTCGAGCGCCCCGGTGCGGTCGAAGAGACCGACTGGGCGGCCCGAAAGTCCCCCGACTGGGCTGCCGAGGCAGACTACGTCGACCAGGTGTACGAGGCGTTGAAACAGAACGGGCTCACGGACAGGACGATCGTCGATCCCGCCTTCGGCGGCTGGAGCGAGGCCCAGACCCTCGAGGACGACCGGGAGACGTTCCGCCGACTCCGGGAGTTCCGGGCGCTCGACCGTCCGATGCTGGTCTCGATCAACCGGAAGAATTTCCTCGGAGAGATCGCCGGCCGCGACACGGACGGACGGCTTCCCGTGAGCCTGGCGGCCACGTCGCTGGCGATCGAACGCGGGGCGCACGTGATCCGGACCCACGACGTCGCCGAAACCCGTGACGCGGCCGCGATCGGCGACGCCTTCGCGGAACGCGCGAGCGTACGGACCGACGGGATCACCGTCACGGAGCTGGACGTCCGCTCTACTCGCGAGCTTCGACTCCACCTCGAGGAACGCGGACTCGATCCGTCGGTCGCGGACGACTGGCGAACTCGCGTCCTCGAGGTCGAGGGGCTCGAGCGCGACGACCGAGACCGGTTGCGGTCGATCGCCGCCGAGTGCGACACAACCGTGCACGATGTGAACGCTGAACGGAGTATCGTTCTCGGCTCGGAAGCGTCGATTTCTGCCGTTTCAGAACGAATACGGGATAAAGGCGGTCAGCTCGATCGCATCGCTTCTGTTTTCCAACGATTGTTAGAGTAA
- a CDS encoding 6-hydroxymethylpterin diphosphokinase MptE-like protein, which translates to MEFDEWEPVYDAIHRDFGYERGDDERARDVLASLTGPFDRERLAAVRGATVAVAGAGPSLETDAALERAREADVVFAASTAADTLARMGLDADCMVTDLDKNPDTVRRLTERKTPVAVHAHGDNVAAIRAVVPDCVDEYVLPTTQAEPRGPVSNFGGFTDGDRAAFLADHLGAARLRFVGWDFDDPSVDSTKARKLEWAERLLYWLEIRRGDRFAVLDGRRNCIETAPLPID; encoded by the coding sequence ATGGAGTTCGACGAGTGGGAGCCCGTGTACGACGCCATCCACCGCGATTTCGGCTACGAGCGGGGCGACGACGAGCGAGCGCGGGACGTTCTCGCGTCGCTGACCGGGCCGTTCGACCGCGAGCGACTCGCGGCCGTCCGCGGCGCGACGGTCGCCGTCGCGGGAGCCGGGCCGTCGCTCGAGACCGACGCCGCACTCGAGCGCGCACGCGAGGCAGACGTCGTCTTCGCCGCCTCGACGGCGGCGGATACGCTCGCCCGAATGGGACTGGACGCGGACTGCATGGTCACCGACCTCGACAAGAACCCCGACACCGTCCGCCGGCTGACCGAGCGGAAGACGCCGGTCGCGGTTCACGCACACGGGGACAACGTGGCGGCGATCCGCGCGGTCGTCCCCGACTGCGTCGACGAGTACGTTCTCCCGACGACGCAGGCCGAACCCCGCGGCCCCGTCTCGAACTTCGGCGGGTTCACCGACGGCGACCGGGCGGCTTTCCTCGCCGATCACCTCGGCGCCGCCCGCCTCCGGTTCGTCGGCTGGGATTTCGACGACCCCTCGGTGGACTCGACGAAGGCTCGAAAACTCGAGTGGGCCGAGCGGCTGCTGTACTGGCTCGAGATCCGGCGCGGCGACCGATTCGCGGTGCTGGACGGGCGACGAAACTGCATCGAGACGGCGCCGCTGCCGATCGACTGA
- a CDS encoding TIGR04024 family LLM class F420-dependent oxidoreductase, whose amino-acid sequence MTVRSLHLPVAAQPSVDSLVDLARLGESRGYDYAWLPETWGRDAVTVLTDIARETDEIGLGPSIVNVYSRSPALLGQTATTLQEVADGRLRVAIAPSGPAVVEGWHGVEFDRPLRRTREYLEIVRAVTSGETVNYDGEIFSLAGFRLRCNPPAEPVPIDAAGMGPKSVELAGRFADGWHAVVFTPDGLADRLEDLRRGMDLGDRDPDEVRVTLSLTACALEDGDRARELARQHLAFYVGAMGTYYRESLSRQGYEEEAHEIAAAWASGDTEEALERIPDDLLDDLGAAGTPDRAREELEKFEAIDGVDDVAIGFPRGASSDEIEATIEALAPDD is encoded by the coding sequence ATGACAGTACGAAGCCTTCATCTCCCCGTCGCAGCACAGCCATCCGTCGACTCGCTCGTCGACCTCGCGCGACTCGGCGAGTCTCGCGGCTACGACTACGCCTGGCTCCCAGAGACGTGGGGCCGCGACGCGGTCACCGTTCTGACCGACATCGCTCGCGAGACCGACGAGATCGGGCTCGGGCCGAGCATCGTCAACGTGTACTCGCGGTCGCCGGCGCTGCTCGGCCAGACCGCCACGACCCTCCAGGAGGTCGCCGACGGCCGACTGCGGGTGGCGATCGCCCCGAGCGGTCCCGCCGTCGTCGAGGGGTGGCACGGCGTCGAGTTCGACCGCCCGCTCCGGCGCACCCGGGAGTACCTCGAGATCGTCCGCGCCGTGACGTCCGGCGAGACCGTCAACTACGACGGCGAGATCTTCTCGCTGGCCGGCTTTCGCCTCCGGTGTAATCCGCCCGCGGAGCCGGTCCCGATCGACGCCGCGGGGATGGGACCGAAGTCGGTCGAACTCGCGGGCCGGTTCGCCGACGGCTGGCACGCGGTCGTCTTCACCCCCGACGGACTCGCCGACCGACTCGAGGATCTCCGCCGCGGGATGGACCTCGGGGACCGCGATCCCGACGAGGTCCGCGTGACGCTCTCGCTGACCGCGTGCGCGCTCGAGGACGGCGATCGGGCCCGCGAGCTCGCCCGCCAGCACCTCGCGTTCTACGTCGGCGCGATGGGGACCTACTACCGGGAGTCGCTCTCGCGGCAGGGGTACGAGGAGGAAGCCCACGAGATCGCCGCCGCGTGGGCGAGCGGCGACACCGAGGAGGCGCTCGAGCGTATCCCTGACGACCTGCTCGACGACCTCGGGGCCGCCGGAACGCCCGATCGCGCCCGCGAGGAACTGGAAAAATTCGAAGCGATCGACGGCGTCGACGACGTCGCGATCGGGTTCCCGCGCGGCGCCTCGAGCGACGAGATCGAGGCGACGATCGAGGCGCTCGCACCGGACGACTGA
- a CDS encoding tubulin/FtsZ family protein produces MKLALIGFGQAGGKVVDEFLAFDGRIDGGFVESAIAVNSATVDLQGLEHVPQQNRVLIGQARVKGHGVGADNELGAHVTEEDIDEIQGAIDRIPVHEIDAFLVVAGMGGGTGSGGAPVLAKHLKRIYTEPVYGLGVLPGTDEGGIYTLNAARSFQTFVREVDNLLVFDNDVWRSAGESVEGGYDRINREIVERFGLLFAAGEVGRGDHIAESVVDSSEIINTLSDGISTIGYASETVDTSNGLLSSFTGDDGFDEGEATNRMTSLVRKATLGRLTLPCDVSSADRGLVVATGPPEHLNRKGVERGRQWLEDETGSMEIRGGDYPTTNRDEVGAIVLLSGVTDVPRIQQLQEVAIEAQETTESVRANAQDDFVALMDTGGELDALF; encoded by the coding sequence ATGAAACTCGCACTCATCGGCTTCGGTCAAGCAGGCGGAAAGGTCGTCGACGAGTTCCTCGCGTTCGACGGCAGGATCGACGGCGGCTTCGTGGAATCGGCGATCGCGGTCAACTCCGCGACCGTGGATCTGCAGGGTCTCGAGCACGTCCCGCAGCAGAATCGCGTGCTCATCGGGCAGGCCCGCGTGAAGGGACACGGCGTCGGCGCGGACAACGAACTCGGCGCGCACGTCACCGAGGAAGACATCGACGAGATCCAGGGGGCGATCGACCGGATTCCGGTTCACGAGATCGACGCGTTCCTCGTCGTCGCCGGCATGGGCGGCGGCACCGGGTCCGGCGGCGCGCCCGTCCTCGCGAAACACCTGAAGCGAATTTACACCGAGCCGGTCTACGGGCTGGGCGTCCTCCCGGGGACCGACGAGGGCGGCATTTACACGCTCAACGCGGCCCGCTCGTTCCAAACGTTCGTCCGGGAGGTCGACAACCTGCTCGTCTTCGACAACGACGTCTGGCGGAGCGCCGGCGAGTCCGTCGAGGGGGGCTACGACCGAATCAACCGCGAGATCGTCGAACGGTTCGGTCTGCTGTTCGCCGCCGGCGAGGTCGGTCGCGGCGATCACATCGCCGAGAGCGTCGTCGACTCCTCCGAGATTATCAACACGCTCTCGGACGGCATCTCGACGATCGGGTACGCGAGCGAGACCGTCGACACCTCGAACGGCCTGCTCTCGTCGTTCACCGGCGACGACGGGTTCGACGAGGGCGAAGCGACGAACCGGATGACGAGCCTGGTTCGAAAGGCGACGCTCGGCCGACTCACCCTTCCCTGCGACGTCTCGAGCGCCGATCGCGGACTGGTCGTCGCGACCGGTCCGCCCGAACACCTGAACCGGAAGGGCGTCGAGCGCGGCCGGCAGTGGCTCGAGGACGAGACCGGGAGCATGGAGATCCGCGGCGGCGACTACCCGACGACGAATCGCGACGAGGTCGGGGCGATCGTCCTCCTCTCGGGCGTGACCGACGTCCCGCGCATCCAGCAGCTCCAGGAGGTCGCGATCGAGGCCCAGGAGACGACCGAGTCCGTCCGGGCGAACGCACAGGACGACTTCGTCGCCCTGATGGACACCGGCGGCGAACTCGACGCGTTGTTCTGA
- a CDS encoding ABC transporter substrate-binding protein codes for MDDVGALTTRRRALAGAATGFGSALAGCTEYLWSRAENPGPEQVSLTIKAAPAEDDLVATTIASKLRENFRTAGIDASFEPIARAELYREVLLDGEYDVFVTRYPGLDEYDGLRGLLHSRYVSERGWQNPLHFSDVTADDLLESQLTTDGDEREQALSDLFDHLSETVPYTTVAFPHRIGAARNELAVSTPPREALDYVDIASREHDGGPRERPLEVGVFGEQLTERPNPIVVDRNSIPGLLDLVYSPLVRRIDDEDVPWLADDVEWESGGRLGATVTLRENATWHDGSSLDADDVAFTYRFLGDTSLDEAESAIPAPRYRSQQSIVEDVAAVDDRTVEFSFRTVDRSIAIRALRIPLLPAHVWEPRSTIVGERRTEALVNDNEEPIGSGLFAVGDVTGDTEIELELFDDHIFRDGATDRPSILEDFPQFEGIRFQIAPNAGSIVDLLVDGEIDITGSPLPVDELNAIRENAALSALTEPTDEFYMIGYNGHHQVLGNPNVRRILSRLIDREHAVDELFGGFAEPARTRNSLFGIADTDLEDTEASVLTNFPGSDGEVDPSQARALFEEEGYGYEDGALLE; via the coding sequence ATGGACGACGTGGGTGCGTTGACGACGCGTCGGAGGGCGCTCGCAGGGGCGGCTACCGGGTTCGGTAGCGCGCTCGCCGGGTGTACGGAGTACCTCTGGTCGCGGGCCGAAAATCCCGGTCCGGAGCAGGTTTCTCTGACTATCAAGGCGGCGCCCGCGGAGGACGACCTCGTTGCCACGACGATCGCGAGCAAACTCCGGGAGAACTTTCGGACGGCCGGGATCGACGCGTCGTTCGAACCGATCGCCAGAGCGGAGCTGTACCGGGAGGTCCTCCTCGACGGCGAGTACGACGTCTTCGTCACCAGATACCCCGGTCTCGACGAGTACGACGGTCTTCGCGGGCTGCTCCACTCGCGGTACGTCAGCGAACGAGGCTGGCAAAACCCGCTTCACTTCTCCGACGTGACCGCCGACGATCTCCTCGAGTCACAGCTCACGACCGACGGTGACGAGCGCGAACAGGCGCTCTCCGACCTGTTCGATCACCTCTCGGAAACGGTGCCGTACACGACCGTCGCGTTCCCTCACCGGATCGGCGCCGCGCGGAACGAACTCGCCGTCTCCACACCGCCGCGAGAGGCGCTCGACTACGTCGATATCGCGTCCCGCGAACACGACGGAGGACCGCGGGAGCGGCCGCTCGAGGTCGGCGTCTTCGGCGAGCAACTCACCGAACGACCGAATCCGATCGTCGTCGATCGAAACAGCATCCCGGGGCTGTTGGACCTGGTGTACTCGCCGCTGGTTCGTCGGATCGACGACGAGGACGTGCCGTGGCTCGCCGACGACGTCGAGTGGGAGTCGGGCGGTCGGCTCGGTGCGACGGTCACGCTGCGCGAGAACGCGACCTGGCACGACGGGTCGTCACTCGACGCCGACGACGTCGCCTTCACGTACCGGTTCCTCGGGGATACGTCGCTTGACGAGGCCGAAAGCGCCATCCCCGCACCGCGATACCGGAGTCAGCAAAGCATCGTCGAGGACGTCGCTGCGGTCGACGACCGAACGGTCGAGTTCTCCTTTCGAACCGTCGACCGATCCATCGCGATCCGGGCGCTTCGAATCCCGCTGTTGCCGGCGCACGTCTGGGAGCCCCGCTCGACGATCGTCGGCGAGCGCCGGACCGAGGCGCTCGTCAACGATAACGAGGAACCGATCGGCTCGGGCCTGTTCGCGGTCGGTGACGTCACGGGCGACACCGAGATCGAACTCGAACTCTTCGACGATCACATCTTCCGCGACGGGGCGACGGATCGGCCCTCAATCCTCGAGGACTTTCCTCAGTTCGAGGGGATCAGATTCCAGATCGCGCCGAACGCAGGTTCGATCGTCGACCTCCTCGTCGATGGGGAGATCGATATCACCGGGAGTCCGCTTCCCGTGGACGAACTCAACGCGATCCGGGAGAACGCGGCTCTCTCCGCGCTCACCGAACCGACGGACGAGTTCTACATGATCGGTTACAACGGCCACCACCAGGTGCTCGGGAACCCCAACGTCCGACGGATACTCTCCCGGCTGATCGACCGCGAACACGCCGTCGACGAACTGTTCGGCGGCTTCGCGGAGCCGGCACGGACGCGGAACTCGCTTTTCGGGATTGCAGACACAGACCTCGAGGACACGGAGGCGTCGGTTCTCACGAACTTTCCGGGGTCGGACGGCGAGGTCGACCCGAGCCAGGCACGAGCCCTCTTCGAAGAGGAGGGGTACGGGTACGAGGACGGCGCCTTGCTCGAGTAG